One genomic segment of Colias croceus chromosome 16, ilColCroc2.1 includes these proteins:
- the LOC123698446 gene encoding eukaryotic translation initiation factor 2 subunit 2 translates to MDDDMIFDPSLKKKKKKKTGFDMEAALAGEQGETTSTEAPAETGDVDVPEDDNLDLDNFGKKKKKKKKTFFNLDELENALPETKEEKPPAEEPEKQDDELIDDLDLDIDFAKTKKKKKKRNLDEIVAEEDVKGDDQERDDDQNGEWVGSDRDYTYDELLERVFDIMREKNPSMVSGKKQKFIMRPPQVVRIGTKKTSFANFTEICKTLHRQPKHLLDFLLAELGTSGSVDGNSQLIIKGRFQQKQIENVLRRYIKEYVTCHTCRSPDTILQKDTRLFFLQCETCGSRCSVASIKSGFQAVTGKRAAMRAKTA, encoded by the coding sequence aTGGATGATGATATGATTTTCGATCCTTCtttaaagaagaaaaagaagaagaagacaGGATTTGACATGGAAGCAGCGTTAGCAGGCGAACAAGGCGAAACCACGAGTACGGAGGCGCCTGCTGAGACAGGTGACGTAGACGTACCCGAGGACGACAACCTGGATTTAGACAATTTCggtaaaaagaagaaaaagaaaaagaagacTTTCTTTAATTTAGACGAATTAGAGAATGCATTACCAGAAACAAAGGAAGAAAAGCCTCCTGCGGAAGAACCAGAGAAGCAAGATGATGAGCTTATTGATGACTTGGATCTAGACATTGATTTCGCAAAGactaagaaaaagaaaaagaagaggAATTTAGACGAGATTGTTGCAGAAGAGGATGTTAAGGGAGATGATCAAGAGAGGGATGACGATCAAAATGGAGAATGGGTTGGAAGTGATCGCGATTATACGTATGATGAACTTCTTGAGCGAGTTTTTGACATTATGCGTGAAAAGAATCCTAGTATGGTGTCtggaaagaaacaaaaattcaTAATGAGACCACCACAAGTTGTAAGAATCGGGACAAAGAAAACTTCATTTGCCAATTTCACAGAAATATGCAAAACATTGCATAGACAGCCTAAACATTTATTAGATTTCTTGTTGGCTGAGTTGGGTACAAGTGGATCAGTGGATGGTAACAGCCAACTCATTATTAAAGGCCGTTTTCAACAGAAGCAAATTGAGAATGTATTGCGTCGGTATATCAAGGAATATGTTACATGTCATACATGTCGTTCTCCTGATACTATTCTGCAAAAGGATACTCGATTGTTCTTCCTTCAGTGTGAAACCTGTGGCTCCCGTTGTTCTGTGGCTAGCATCAAATCTGGTTTCCAGGCTGTCACTGGCAAGAGAGCAGCCATGCGTGCAAAGACTGCATAG
- the LOC123698445 gene encoding beta-ureidopropionase-like, giving the protein MASTQTELKSIDELINRSLSGEDLKEYNRIHYGRVDNLLLELKKESNKNSEQNNFEVAAYDFPARKEETRTPRIVRVGVIQHSIAISTSQPLNEQRQAIFNKISKLIDTAGDENVNVLCLQEAWSMPFAFCTREKTPWCEFSESVTDGPSTLFLKKYAAKYGMVIISPILERDELRGDLIWNTAVVINEKGAVIGSHRKNHIPRVGDFNESTYYFEGNTGHPVFETKFGKIAINICYGRHHPLNWLMFGINGAEIVFNPSATVAGLSEHLWAVEARNAAIANSYFTCAINRVGTEVFPNEFTSGDGKPAHRDFGHFYGSSYITAPDGTRTPSLSRTKDGLLIAQIDLNMCRQIKDKWGFTMTQRLDLYANSLNKYVKGEQGPQLVRDNN; this is encoded by the coding sequence ATGGCATCTACTCAAACAGAACTCAAGAGTATTGATGAGCTAATAAATAGGTCTCTCTCAGGCGAAgatttaaaagaatataatagaATTCATTATGGAAGAGTAGATAATCTATTACTGGAACTTAAAAaggaaagtaataaaaattcagaacaaaataatttcgaagTTGCAGCATATGATTTTCCCGCGCGTAAAGAAGAAACAAGAACTCCCCGTATTGTTAGAGTAGGTGTAATACAGCATTCAATTGCAATTTCTACAAGTCAACCTTTAAATGAACAGAGACAAGccatattcaataaaatttccaaaCTAATTGATACAGCTGGTGATGAAAATGtcaatgttttatgtttacaaGAAGCTTGGAGTATGCCTTTTGCTTTCTGCACCAGGGAGAAAACTCCATGGTGTGAATTTTCAGAAAGCGTTACAGATGGACCTAGCACCCTGTTCCTCAAAAAGTATGCTGCTAAGTATGGTATGGTGATTATTTCACCAATTTTAGAACGAGATGAACTACGCGGCGATCTTATTTGGAACACAGCAGTTGTGATAAACGAAAAGGGTGCTGTCATTGGTAGCCACAGAAAGAATCACATACCAAGAGTgggagattttaatgaatctacatattattttgaaggCAACACAGGTCACCCTGTTTTTGAAACTAAGTTTGGCAAAATAGCAATTAACATTTGTTATGGACGTCATCACCCTTTGAACTGGTTGATGTTTGGGATTAATGGTGCTGAAATAGTTTTCAATCCATCGGCAACTGTAGCTGGCCTGAGTGAACACCTATGGGCTGTTGAAGCAAGAAATGCTGCTATAGCAAACAGCTACTTTACATGTGCAATAAATCGGGTTGGAACAGAAGTGTTTCCCAATGAGTTCACATCAGGAGATGGGAAACCAGCACACCGTGATTTTGGCCATTTCTATGGGTCCAGTTATATCACAGCTCCCGACGGTACTAGGACACCAAGTCTGTCAAGAACCAAAGATGGTTTGCTGATTGCCCAAATTGATTTGAATATGTGTAGACAGATCAAGGATAAATGGGGTTTTACAATGACTCAGCGGCTTGATCTGTATGCCAACAGCTTAAACAAATATGTGAAAGGAGAGCAAGGACCTCAACTTGTTAGAGATAATAATTAa
- the LOC123698642 gene encoding microfibrillar-associated protein 1 has product MNVLPAQPIGIQSTAGAVPVRNEKGEISMQKVKVQRYISGKKPDYAQGVSSSEESDAEDFIEQQRPERRHVIAPVIGKDDHSDSEQEVDDPRLRRLRMAVQSPPRRSEHKPEIIDAEPDEPEPESSEDEARHSSESEDELDEEEIERRRQAVKAKLAAREAEKEVLGRDDEEEMLDGDKEESGSSDTDYTDSEEETGPRVKPVFVRASERMTVAERERKVKQQKKEEVEARREKEERRREALKLVEETIRAEQRNTQAEQKEANINDVCTDDENDELEYEAWKLREMKRIKRDKEEREAVEKEWLQTERLRNMTDDERRVEQRLNPKLVTNKPVKGKYKFLQKYYHRGAFYLDKEEDVFKQDFSGATLDDHFDKTVLPKVMQVKKFGRSGRTKYTHLVDQDTTEFDSAWNNESSAARLSNFRGGMKQVFEKPSAKRKHAV; this is encoded by the exons ATGAATGTGCTACCTGCCCAACCGATTGGTATTCAAAGTACTGCTGGTGCTGTTCCTGTTCGAAATGAAAAag GTGAAATATCTATGCAAAAGGTGAAAGTACAAAGATATATATCAGGAAAAAAGCCAGACTATGCTCAAGGAGTATCATCGTCTGAAGAATCAGATGCTGAAGACTTTATAGAACAACAAAGACCAGAGAGAAGGCATGTTATTGCACCTGTTATTGGAAAAGATGACCACAGTGATTCAGAGCAAGAA GTCGATGATCCTCGGTTACGCCGTCTCCGTATGGCGGTGCAGTCGCCGCCGCGACGTTCGGAGCACAAACCGGAGATCATTGACGCAGAGCCTGATGAGCCTGAACCAGAATCTAGTGAAGATGAGGCACGACACAGTTCAGAGAGTGAGGACGAACTGGACGAAGAAGAGATTGAGCGACGCAGACAGGCTGTTAAAGCTAAATTGGCTGCAAG GGAGGCAGAAAAAGAGGTTTTAGGGCGGGATGATGAGGAAGAAATGCTGGATGGTGATAAGGAAGAGAGTGGTTCATCTGACACAGATTATACTGACAGTGAAGAGGAAACAG GTCCAAGAGTAAAGCCAGTATTTGTGAGAGCATCAGAAAGGATGACAGTAGCGGAACGGGAAAGGAAAGTGAAACAACAGAAGAAGGAGGAAGTGGAAGCTAGAAGGGAGAAGGAGGAGAGGAGACGGGAGGCGTTGAAACTCGTCGAGGAAACTATACGCGCGGAACAGAGGAATACTCAG GCGGAACAAAAAGAAGCAAACATAAACGACGTGTGCACGGACGACGAGAACGACGAGCTGGAGTACGAGGCGTGGAAGCTGCGCGAGATGAAGAGGATCAAACGGGACAAGGAGGAGCGGGAGGC CGTTGAGAAGGAGTGGCTCCAAACGGAGCGTCTCCGCAACATGACGGACGACGAGCGGCGCGTGGAGCAGCGCCTCAACCCCAAGCTCGTCACCAACAAGCCCGTCAAGGGCAAGTACAAGTTCCTGCAGAAGTACTACCACAG agGTGCATTTTATTTGGACAAAGAGGAAGACGTATTCAAACAAGATTTCTCTGGAGCGACGTTGGACGATCACTTTGATAAGACTGTTTTACCAAAG GTGATGCAAGTTAAGAAATTCGGTCGTTCCGGTCGCACGAAATACACGCACTTAGTAGATCAAGATACAACGGAGTTCGATTCCGCGTGGAACAATGAAAGTTCAGCCGCGCGATTATCTAACTTTAGAGGGGGCATGAAACAGGTGTTCGAAAAACCATCCGCGAAGAGGAAACACGCTGTATAA
- the LOC123698636 gene encoding acyl-CoA Delta(11) desaturase-like — MTEKEQRRQVLSLSETLRGFEKSLGFKNDIKWISAIVITLYHVAAVYWSYHYAFPVKWQTILFAILMYIISGFGITGGAHRLWTHRAFKATLPLKLFFLAAFASAGQNSLEQWVRDHRVHHKYSDTEADPHNANRGLFFSHIGWLMLKKNDQVLIRGKQLDMTDITGDPLLRFYNKYFIYFKLLFCYILPTTLTIYLWGENWRCAVAWQCFIRFLGMFHSELTVNSLAHAYGYKPYNKNIVPRENRFVAFVTLGEGWHNYHHVFPFDYKAAEHFDLFNFGTYFIRLFNKIGWAYDLREATPEMINSTAKRLGDGTPVHFPLHDY, encoded by the exons atgaCGGAGAAAGAACAGAGAAGACAAGTGCTTTCTTTGAGTGAAACGTTGCGTGGTTTTGAGAAAAGTTTGGGGTTTAAGAACGATATAAAATGGATCAGTGCTATAGTCATTACTCTATACCATGTAGCTGCAGTGTACTGGAGTTATCATTACGCATTTCCCGTGAAATGGCAGACGATTCTGTTTG ctattttaatgtatattataagcGGCTTTGGGATAACAGGAGGAGCACATCGGTTGTGGACGCACAGAGCATTTAAAGCCACCCTGCCTTTGAAATTGTTCTTTCTAGCGGCATTTGCTAGCGCTGGACAG aATTCTTTAGAGCAATGGGTTAGGGATCACAGAGTGCATCACAAATACAGTGACACGGAAGCAGACCCTCACAATGCTAATCGAGGTTTATTCTTTTCTCACATTGGTTGGTTGATGCTGAAGAAAAACGACCAAGTGCTCATCCGTGGTAAACAACTTGACATGACCGATATAACTGGCGACCCCTTGCTCCGGTTTTACAATAA ATACTTCATCTATTTCAAGCTCCTATTTTGTTATATCTTACCTACAACACTGACCATATACTTATGGGGAGAAAACTGGCGTTGTGCGGTAGCGTGGCAATGTTTCATTAGATTCCTAGGCATGTTTCATAGCGAGCTTACCGTGAATAGCTTAGCACATGCCTACGGTTACAAACCTTATAACAA GAACATTGTACCAAGAGAGAATCGATTCGTGGCTTTTGTAACGCTGGGTGAAGGCTGGCACAACTACCATCACGTGTTCCCGTTCGACTACAAAGCAGCTGAACACTTCGATCTTTTCAATTTCGGGACATATTTTATAcgcctttttaataaaatcggGTGGGCGTATGACTTGCGTGAAGCGACACCTGAAATGATTAATAGCACAGCAAAGAGATTAGGTGACGGCACACCCGTACATTTTCCACTTCATGATTATtga